A region of Deltaproteobacteria bacterium DNA encodes the following proteins:
- a CDS encoding protein kinase: MAIELPNKELIKQKFSQISDLEHIATGGFKVVYKAKVSGIIEAVKLVQIPMLENSEEADGIRKEFIGRIEREVLALGKCKVNELVKLGSITHQLTHLGAQEYFVYSEEFIQGQNLFDSIRESLKSNGPKPSELELKQLFVALLRAIKNLWEHDYIHRDIKPCNIIKTGDKKRPFVLLDLGIAFSTTDTALTFNAQNRLPPATYRYLAPEMMDPNFRQNIDYRSDLYNAALSIYEYACFKHPLAQSQDDLVNTISRAIRQKPVPLRDERPDLTEALCQIIDQMLKKKPALRPSNIQVMIKKLEGSL; encoded by the coding sequence ATGGCAATTGAATTACCCAACAAAGAACTGATCAAACAAAAGTTTTCCCAAATATCTGATCTGGAGCACATTGCCACTGGTGGATTCAAAGTTGTTTATAAGGCTAAAGTTTCCGGTATTATTGAAGCCGTAAAACTTGTACAAATTCCAATGCTAGAAAATTCAGAAGAAGCTGATGGAATTCGCAAAGAATTTATTGGTAGAATTGAGCGTGAGGTTTTAGCGCTAGGTAAATGCAAGGTAAACGAACTTGTCAAACTTGGATCAATAACACACCAACTCACCCATTTGGGTGCTCAGGAATATTTCGTTTATTCAGAAGAATTCATTCAAGGTCAAAACCTTTTTGATTCGATCAGAGAATCACTCAAATCTAATGGGCCTAAACCGAGCGAGTTAGAATTAAAGCAATTGTTTGTGGCTTTACTGAGGGCAATTAAAAATCTTTGGGAACATGATTATATTCATCGTGACATCAAACCGTGTAACATCATCAAAACCGGAGATAAAAAAAGACCCTTTGTTCTCCTCGATCTTGGAATTGCGTTTTCCACTACCGATACAGCTTTGACCTTTAACGCACAAAATCGATTACCCCCAGCAACATACAGATATCTTGCGCCTGAAATGATGGATCCAAATTTTCGTCAGAACATCGATTACAGAAGTGATCTCTATAATGCAGCTTTGAGTATTTATGAATATGCCTGTTTCAAGCATCCACTGGCACAATCGCAAGATGATTTGGTAAATACAATTTCAAGGGCCATTCGTCAAAAACCGGTTCCGCTCAGGGATGAACGCCCAGATTTAACAGAGGCTCTTTGCCAGATAATTGACCAGATGCTTAAAAAGAAACCGGCACTCAGACCAAGTAATATTCAGGTGATGATTAAAAAATTGGAGGGTTCACTATGA
- a CDS encoding N-6 DNA methylase, with amino-acid sequence MLDTDTKRRIDTARDILVGKVPDPKSQVEQITIALIYKFMDDMDAEAEELGGKRKFFTGNFARYGWAKLMSAGIGGYELIGLYGEGISTMPQNAGIPPLFRDIFKNAYLPYRDPETLKSFLKIIDEFSYDHSESLGDAFEYLLSVLGSQGDAGQFRTPRHIIDFIVEVINPKKGEMILDPACGTAGFLISAYKHILRSNSDDKNSSTLTPDEKGQLSKNFKGYDISPDMVRLSLVNLYLHGFTDPHIFEYDTLTSEDRWNEFADVILANPPFMSPKGGIKPHKRFSIQAKRSEVLFVDYIAEHLTPTGRAGIIVPEGIIFQSQGAYKELRKMLVENSLVAVISLPAGCFNPYSGVKTSILILDKSLARQSDSIAFFKVENDGFGLGAQRRSFDKNDLPQVKVELEAYLQALHNRQDISKLQLGCGLIVAKEKIAASGDYNLSGERYREKRAADLIHPFVALGDLCEIYQPKTITQQDMKEDGAYLVYGANGVIGRYDKFNHEFPEVIVTCRGATCGTLNYSKAKSWITGNAMVFAPKIESILKEYLFQILKYSDLSSTISGSAQPQITRQSIAPYKIPLPLLEVQKEIVAEIEGYQKVIDGARAVLDNYRPHIPIHPDWPMVSFDEIVFFQEGPGIRNWQFTSSGIKLLNVKNIVGDRVILDNSDKHVSEEEFTAKYSHFLVEDGDIILASSGATYGKNAIFKNHGFPVMVNTSNIRLHPKDATRILQGYIKVFLDSPLFKIQIDRLITGAAQPNFGPSHLKQIKIPLPPLATQQTIVAEIEAEQRLVNANNELIERFEKKIQITLARVWGEP; translated from the coding sequence ATGCTCGATACCGACACCAAACGCCGAATCGATACCGCCCGTGACATTCTCGTCGGCAAAGTTCCTGATCCTAAATCTCAAGTTGAACAAATTACTATCGCACTCATTTATAAATTTATGGATGACATGGATGCAGAAGCGGAGGAATTAGGTGGAAAGCGAAAATTCTTTACAGGCAATTTCGCACGCTATGGCTGGGCAAAGCTGATGAGCGCTGGTATTGGCGGCTATGAACTGATTGGCCTTTACGGTGAAGGTATCAGCACCATGCCTCAGAATGCGGGAATTCCTCCACTGTTTCGCGACATTTTCAAAAATGCTTATTTGCCTTATCGTGATCCCGAAACCCTCAAAAGTTTTCTCAAAATTATCGACGAGTTTAGCTACGACCACAGTGAGAGTTTAGGTGATGCGTTTGAATATCTACTTTCTGTTCTCGGCTCACAAGGTGATGCAGGCCAATTCCGCACCCCACGACACATTATTGATTTCATCGTCGAAGTAATAAACCCCAAAAAAGGCGAAATGATTCTTGATCCAGCTTGCGGTACTGCAGGCTTCCTCATCTCCGCTTATAAACATATTTTGCGTAGCAATAGCGACGATAAAAATTCCAGCACTTTAACACCCGATGAAAAAGGGCAGCTCTCGAAAAACTTTAAGGGCTACGATATTTCACCCGACATGGTACGCCTTTCGCTGGTGAACCTTTACTTACACGGCTTTACTGATCCTCACATTTTTGAATATGACACACTCACTTCTGAAGATCGATGGAACGAATTTGCTGATGTCATTCTCGCCAATCCACCTTTCATGTCACCCAAAGGCGGCATCAAGCCACATAAACGATTTTCAATTCAGGCTAAACGCAGCGAAGTGTTGTTTGTCGATTATATCGCTGAACATCTTACTCCCACTGGACGTGCGGGTATCATTGTTCCTGAAGGAATTATTTTTCAAAGTCAGGGTGCTTATAAAGAGCTGCGAAAAATGCTGGTAGAAAATTCACTCGTCGCAGTGATCTCACTCCCAGCGGGTTGTTTTAATCCTTACTCTGGAGTGAAAACTTCTATTCTTATTCTCGACAAATCTCTCGCGCGGCAAAGTGATAGTATCGCCTTTTTCAAAGTGGAAAATGATGGCTTTGGATTAGGTGCTCAGCGTCGTTCTTTTGATAAGAATGATCTTCCGCAGGTAAAAGTTGAACTTGAGGCTTATCTGCAAGCTCTTCACAATCGGCAAGATATCAGTAAGCTTCAGCTGGGTTGTGGTTTGATTGTGGCGAAAGAAAAGATTGCTGCGAGTGGGGATTATAATCTGAGTGGGGAAAGGTATCGGGAAAAACGAGCAGCAGATTTAATTCATCCATTCGTGGCGCTTGGTGATTTATGTGAAATTTATCAACCAAAAACCATTACTCAACAGGATATGAAGGAGGATGGTGCTTATCTTGTTTACGGAGCGAATGGTGTCATTGGAAGGTATGATAAATTCAATCATGAGTTTCCAGAAGTAATCGTAACTTGTCGCGGAGCAACCTGCGGAACTCTAAACTATTCGAAAGCAAAATCATGGATTACAGGCAACGCAATGGTCTTTGCTCCAAAAATTGAATCGATTCTCAAAGAGTACCTTTTCCAAATCCTAAAATATTCTGACCTATCTTCGACGATCTCTGGTTCTGCGCAGCCTCAAATCACAAGGCAGAGCATTGCTCCATACAAAATTCCCTTACCGCTGCTGGAGGTGCAGAAAGAGATTGTGGCAGAGATCGAGGGCTATCAGAAAGTGATTGATGGTGCTCGTGCTGTGCTTGATAACTATCGTCCGCATATACCTATTCATCCTGATTGGCCGATGGTGTCGTTTGATGAAATTGTGTTCTTCCAAGAAGGGCCTGGTATTCGCAATTGGCAGTTCACATCAAGCGGTATCAAGCTGCTAAACGTAAAAAATATCGTTGGGGACAGAGTCATTCTAGATAATTCCGACAAGCATGTTTCAGAGGAGGAGTTCACAGCAAAATATAGTCACTTCTTAGTTGAGGACGGTGACATTATCTTGGCTAGTTCGGGAGCAACCTACGGAAAAAATGCGATTTTCAAAAACCATGGATTCCCGGTCATGGTGAATACGAGCAATATTCGTCTTCATCCCAAGGATGCTACACGTATTCTTCAAGGCTACATCAAGGTCTTTCTCGACAGCCCACTCTTTAAGATACAAATAGACAGGCTAATTACGGGCGCGGCACAGCCAAATTTTGGGCCATCACACTTGAAGCAAATTAAAATCCCCCTCCCACCCCTCGCCACGCAGCAAACAATTGTCGCCGAGATCGAAGCCGAGCAAAGACTAGTGAATGCTAACAACGAGTTGATAGAGCGCTTTGAGAAAAAAATACAAATCACACTTGCACGAGTGTGGGGTGAACCATGA
- a CDS encoding DEAD/DEAH box helicase family protein, with protein MDNHMKEATARIKINKLLEVAGWRFFAEGKNPANIQLEPSVTIKTQELDALGENFEKSSKGFIDFLLLNEKGFPFIVLEAKAEDKNPLVGKEQARKYARSQNCRFIILSNGNLHYFWDLERGNPALITSFPTPASVMGYQRIIPDPTRLVEENVNDDYIVLTQRPNYLTDAAWKNEDERSSFIEANGLRFLRPYQKKAIHTLQAAVKEGKDRFLFEMATGTGKTLTSAAIIKLFLRTGNARRVLFLVDRLELEDQAEKAFKKVLANDYKTIIYKENREEWRRAEIIVTTVQSLLFNNKYRQLFSPTDFDLVISDEAHRSIGGNARSVFDYFIGYKLGLTATPRDYLKKFEKEKPTTKDPREFEKRMLLDTYRTFGCEDGQPTFRYSLLDGVKDKFLINPTVVDARSEISTQLLSEKGFIVEFKDDQGEDQTETFKQRQFEKRFFSEKTNLLFCKTFLENAYRDPVSGEIGKSIVFAVSQKHAAKLAQIFNLMADKMFPGKYQSDFAIQVTSQIPEAQQFTINFTNNNLLGTANFIPTYKTSKARICVTVGMMTTGYDCPDILNIGLFRPIFSPTDFIQIKGRGTRKHNFLEQLFDNTLKACVKEPHKTAYKLFDFFANCEYFEEKYNYDQVIKLPKPQEQRGEDEVRDGGGGQVVKEGNYEHLGEDILSTIKEEAIGAEGMKVDRMFYERFEETVRENTVIAAAVEAGQWDRVIDYVNKEVFDKPNEFYTLDKLRKAAAVDRRLTLREILEKIFGLIPRFKSKDELLEEEFAKFVADYKPEQAEAIPAMKNYFKAYITSNQIRHIIETKHYTDLATNPIFSTRDLKAVPEQYRTLIPNYIKDYVSLNQFAA; from the coding sequence ATGGATAACCACATGAAAGAAGCAACTGCTCGCATCAAAATCAATAAGCTGCTTGAAGTAGCTGGCTGGCGCTTCTTTGCCGAAGGTAAAAACCCAGCAAATATTCAACTTGAACCTAGCGTCACAATCAAGACACAGGAACTAGATGCCCTCGGCGAAAACTTTGAAAAATCATCTAAGGGGTTTATTGATTTTCTTCTGCTCAATGAAAAAGGCTTTCCCTTTATCGTCTTAGAAGCAAAGGCTGAAGATAAAAATCCACTCGTAGGTAAGGAACAAGCCCGCAAATATGCGCGTTCCCAGAACTGCCGTTTTATCATTCTTTCCAATGGCAATTTACATTACTTCTGGGATCTTGAACGTGGCAACCCTGCCCTCATCACAAGCTTTCCAACACCCGCGTCCGTAATGGGTTATCAGAGAATCATTCCTGATCCAACTCGCCTTGTCGAAGAGAATGTTAATGACGACTACATTGTCCTCACACAGCGCCCAAACTATTTAACGGATGCTGCTTGGAAGAATGAGGATGAACGTTCAAGCTTCATCGAGGCAAACGGTCTACGTTTCCTTCGTCCCTATCAAAAGAAAGCCATTCACACTCTTCAAGCTGCAGTCAAAGAGGGCAAAGACCGCTTTCTCTTTGAAATGGCAACGGGTACGGGAAAGACGCTCACCTCAGCTGCCATTATCAAACTTTTTCTGCGCACGGGTAATGCACGACGTGTGTTATTTCTTGTAGATCGCTTGGAACTTGAAGACCAAGCGGAGAAGGCATTCAAAAAAGTTTTGGCAAATGACTATAAAACAATTATTTACAAAGAAAACCGCGAAGAATGGCGTCGTGCTGAAATTATTGTCACAACTGTTCAGTCGTTACTCTTCAATAATAAATACCGACAACTTTTTTCACCGACAGATTTTGATTTAGTGATTTCCGATGAAGCACATCGCTCTATTGGCGGTAATGCTCGCTCTGTCTTCGATTATTTTATCGGTTATAAACTAGGGCTCACTGCGACCCCGCGCGATTATCTAAAGAAGTTTGAAAAAGAAAAGCCTACAACAAAAGATCCGCGAGAGTTCGAGAAGAGAATGTTGCTCGACACCTATCGAACCTTCGGATGTGAAGACGGTCAGCCTACATTTCGTTATTCTCTTTTAGATGGTGTTAAAGATAAGTTTCTTATTAACCCTACTGTTGTAGATGCCCGTAGTGAAATCAGTACACAGCTTCTATCGGAAAAAGGGTTTATCGTCGAATTCAAAGATGACCAAGGTGAAGACCAAACAGAAACTTTCAAGCAACGCCAATTTGAAAAACGCTTTTTTTCTGAAAAGACCAATCTGCTTTTTTGTAAAACCTTTCTTGAAAATGCCTATCGTGATCCCGTAAGCGGTGAGATCGGTAAATCTATTGTTTTTGCTGTGAGTCAAAAACATGCTGCAAAACTTGCTCAGATATTTAATCTCATGGCCGACAAAATGTTTCCGGGAAAGTATCAATCCGATTTTGCCATTCAGGTAACTTCTCAAATTCCAGAAGCACAGCAATTTACCATTAACTTTACCAACAATAATCTTCTCGGAACAGCGAACTTCATCCCTACTTATAAAACGAGCAAAGCCCGTATTTGCGTGACTGTAGGGATGATGACCACAGGTTACGATTGCCCGGACATTCTCAATATTGGACTTTTTCGTCCCATTTTTTCCCCCACAGATTTTATTCAGATTAAAGGCCGAGGTACGCGAAAGCACAATTTTCTTGAACAGCTCTTTGATAACACTCTCAAAGCCTGCGTGAAAGAACCGCACAAAACCGCCTACAAGCTCTTTGATTTTTTTGCTAACTGTGAATATTTTGAAGAAAAATACAACTACGACCAAGTAATTAAACTTCCTAAACCACAAGAGCAAAGAGGTGAAGATGAAGTTCGTGATGGCGGTGGAGGGCAAGTTGTTAAAGAAGGAAATTACGAGCATCTTGGAGAAGATATTCTCTCTACTATTAAAGAAGAAGCCATCGGCGCGGAGGGAATGAAAGTTGACCGTATGTTTTACGAAAGATTCGAGGAAACTGTTCGCGAAAATACCGTTATCGCCGCCGCTGTCGAAGCGGGTCAGTGGGATAGGGTTATCGATTATGTGAATAAAGAAGTTTTCGATAAACCTAACGAATTCTACACTCTCGATAAATTACGCAAAGCCGCAGCTGTAGATCGTCGCCTAACGTTGCGAGAAATTCTTGAGAAAATTTTTGGATTAATTCCCCGCTTTAAATCGAAAGATGAATTACTCGAAGAAGAGTTTGCCAAATTTGTTGCAGATTACAAACCCGAACAAGCCGAGGCAATACCCGCCATGAAAAATTACTTCAAAGCTTACATTACGAGTAATCAAATACGCCACATTATTGAGACCAAGCACTATACCGATCTCGCTACAAATCCGATCTTCTCCACTCGTGATCTGAAAGCAGTGCCAGAGCAATATCGCACACTCATCCCCAATTACATTAAAGACTACGTGTCTTTGAACCAATTTGCTGCATAA
- a CDS encoding sodium-translocating pyrophosphatase, which translates to MKKILAPLGVFVALILMAPLAWASEADLVIPNLALGNFFGFTAQQLLMAGVAVSALGILVGLSIFSQVKKLPVHSTLTEISELIFETCKTYLQTQGKFILQLWLLVAAIVVFYFMKFRGYGIPQISIILIASLVGIAGSYFVSMFGIRINNYANSRTAFASLKGKPYAVLLVPLKSGISIGILLVSLELVILLSILLFIPSEYAGNCFLGFAIGESLGASVLRIAGGIFTKIADIGSDLMKIVFNIKEDDARNPGVIADCAGDNAGDSVGPTADGFETYGVTAVALITFILKAVGVDEVKIQLLVWMFVLGVVMMFASVLAYYLNAAWVKSKFQNVDKINFESPLTSLVWVSSILSISLTFVVSYFLIPSVQGDGTMWWKLASIISCGTLAGALIPEMIKVFTSTNSGHVKEVVEASREGGASLNVLAGLTAGNFSCYWMGFLFIALMGAAYFISEQGLGVLMKAPAIFSFGLLAFGFLAMAPVTIAVDSYGPVTDNAQSVYELSLIETRPGIKEDIKKQFGFEPNFDKAKDLLEENDGAGNTFKATSKPVLIGTAVVGATTMIFSIILILTNGLVQNMDKLSLMHPPFLLGLIAGGAVIYWFTGASTQAVSTGAYRAVAFIKKNMKLDGAEKASVEDSKKVVAICTEYAQKGMFNIFLTVFFSSLAFACLEPFFFIGYLISIALFGLFQALFMANAGGAWDNAKKVVEVELKQKGTPLHAACVVGDTVGDPFKDTSSVAMNPVIKFTTLFGLLALELALELPPRVNMGLFVVFFAISAFFVHRSFYGMRIKSND; encoded by the coding sequence ATGAAGAAGATCTTAGCTCCGTTAGGGGTGTTTGTAGCGCTAATTTTAATGGCGCCTTTGGCTTGGGCAAGTGAGGCCGATTTGGTCATTCCAAATTTGGCACTAGGTAACTTTTTTGGTTTTACGGCCCAGCAACTTTTGATGGCAGGCGTTGCTGTTTCTGCCTTGGGCATCCTGGTCGGTTTGAGTATTTTTTCCCAGGTGAAAAAACTTCCCGTCCACAGCACTCTCACCGAAATTTCTGAACTCATCTTCGAAACCTGCAAAACTTATTTGCAGACCCAAGGGAAATTCATTCTTCAATTGTGGCTCTTGGTGGCCGCCATTGTTGTGTTTTATTTCATGAAATTCAGAGGCTATGGCATCCCGCAGATTTCCATTATTCTTATCGCCAGCCTGGTGGGTATTGCCGGCAGCTATTTTGTTTCGATGTTTGGTATTCGAATCAACAACTACGCCAATTCTCGAACTGCTTTTGCCAGTCTGAAAGGCAAGCCCTACGCGGTTCTGCTGGTGCCCTTAAAATCAGGCATCAGCATTGGTATTTTATTGGTCAGTCTTGAACTCGTTATTTTGCTGAGTATTCTTCTTTTCATTCCTTCCGAATATGCAGGAAATTGCTTTCTGGGTTTTGCCATTGGTGAATCTTTGGGGGCCTCGGTGTTGCGCATTGCCGGTGGTATTTTTACCAAGATTGCCGATATTGGATCAGACCTCATGAAAATCGTCTTCAATATTAAAGAAGATGATGCCCGTAACCCGGGTGTTATTGCGGATTGCGCGGGGGATAATGCCGGAGATTCAGTCGGTCCTACGGCCGATGGTTTTGAAACCTATGGTGTTACCGCTGTGGCCCTGATTACCTTTATTTTGAAGGCCGTAGGCGTGGATGAAGTGAAGATTCAGCTTTTGGTATGGATGTTTGTGCTAGGCGTGGTGATGATGTTCGCCAGCGTACTGGCCTATTATCTGAATGCTGCCTGGGTAAAATCCAAGTTTCAAAATGTCGATAAAATAAATTTTGAATCCCCTCTCACCTCTCTGGTTTGGGTGAGTTCCATCCTTTCAATCTCCTTAACCTTTGTGGTTTCTTATTTTCTGATTCCCAGTGTTCAGGGGGATGGGACGATGTGGTGGAAACTTGCCAGCATCATTAGTTGCGGAACCCTGGCGGGTGCGCTGATTCCTGAAATGATCAAGGTCTTCACCTCCACCAACTCGGGTCACGTAAAAGAAGTGGTGGAAGCTTCTCGTGAAGGTGGGGCCTCTCTCAACGTGCTCGCCGGTTTAACTGCAGGAAACTTTAGTTGCTATTGGATGGGATTTCTATTCATCGCCTTGATGGGCGCGGCATATTTTATTAGCGAGCAAGGCCTAGGTGTCTTGATGAAAGCCCCCGCCATTTTTTCTTTCGGTTTGCTGGCCTTTGGATTTTTAGCCATGGCGCCTGTGACCATTGCGGTGGATTCCTACGGCCCTGTCACGGACAATGCCCAGTCTGTCTACGAACTTTCTCTCATTGAAACCCGGCCTGGAATTAAAGAAGATATTAAAAAGCAATTTGGTTTCGAACCCAATTTTGACAAGGCCAAAGATCTGCTCGAAGAAAACGATGGGGCAGGGAACACCTTTAAAGCCACTTCCAAACCTGTTCTCATTGGAACTGCGGTGGTAGGTGCTACCACCATGATCTTCTCCATCATTTTGATTCTGACCAATGGCCTGGTTCAAAATATGGATAAACTCTCTTTAATGCATCCTCCTTTCTTACTGGGGCTGATTGCCGGTGGAGCCGTGATTTACTGGTTCACCGGGGCCTCTACCCAAGCAGTGAGTACCGGAGCCTATCGCGCGGTGGCCTTCATCAAGAAAAATATGAAATTGGATGGAGCGGAAAAGGCCTCGGTGGAGGATAGTAAAAAGGTGGTCGCAATTTGTACTGAATATGCCCAGAAAGGGATGTTCAATATCTTTTTGACCGTGTTTTTCTCCAGCCTGGCCTTTGCCTGCCTGGAGCCCTTCTTTTTCATTGGTTATTTGATTTCCATTGCGCTCTTTGGATTGTTCCAAGCCCTGTTCATGGCCAATGCCGGTGGAGCCTGGGATAATGCGAAGAAAGTGGTAGAAGTGGAACTCAAGCAAAAGGGAACTCCTTTGCATGCCGCCTGTGTAGTGGGTGATACGGTGGGAGATCCTTTTAAAGATACTTCTTCCGTGGCCATGAACCCGGTGATTAAATTCACGACTTTATTTGGATTGCTTGCCCTGGAGTTGGCCTTGGAACTCCCTCCTAGAGTGAATATGGGTTTGTTTGTGGTCTTCTTTGCGATCTCTGCTTTTTTTGTCCATCGTTCCTTTTACGGAATGCGGATTAAAAGTAATGATTAA
- the truB gene encoding tRNA pseudouridine(55) synthase TruB: protein MALNNPLHGIYVLDKPKSLSSQRVLNSLKGVFQTKRIGHLGTLDPFATGVLPVFVGEMTKLIPYCEDSKKSYVAELKLGEETDTLDCTGEIIQRTEIPEIKVEQILASLEKLQGRRFQRAPMYSAIKIAGRPLYSYARKDKTPESSETVRQREVEIFRLELLDYQKPLLRFFCEVSRGTYVRSLGLEIAELLGTKGHLCNLRRTQSGLFTEEQALLPELFQNADADFLRSHQIPLKKLYSKVQHLELSPDLLERMLKGQWIKISELPLDSQNDYQSGLICFAYLEGKLAIIAEYKEKNGKKYLAPLRGIN, encoded by the coding sequence ATGGCCCTGAATAATCCTTTGCATGGTATCTACGTCCTCGACAAACCCAAGTCCTTAAGCTCCCAAAGAGTGTTGAATTCTCTCAAAGGAGTTTTTCAAACCAAACGCATTGGTCATCTGGGTACGTTGGATCCCTTTGCGACTGGCGTTCTTCCTGTGTTTGTAGGGGAGATGACCAAGCTCATTCCTTATTGTGAAGATAGTAAAAAGAGTTATGTGGCCGAGCTGAAATTGGGTGAAGAAACAGACACCCTCGATTGCACAGGCGAAATTATTCAGCGAACGGAAATTCCCGAAATAAAGGTCGAACAAATTTTGGCGAGCCTAGAAAAACTCCAGGGCAGGCGATTTCAGCGAGCACCGATGTACTCGGCGATCAAGATCGCCGGCAGACCCTTGTATTCTTATGCCCGAAAAGACAAGACGCCAGAAAGCAGTGAAACAGTGCGTCAGCGGGAAGTAGAAATTTTCAGACTGGAACTTCTGGATTACCAGAAACCTTTGCTTCGATTTTTTTGTGAAGTCTCTCGGGGAACTTATGTGAGAAGTTTGGGCCTGGAAATTGCCGAATTGTTAGGCACCAAAGGGCACCTTTGTAATTTAAGACGAACTCAAAGTGGTTTGTTTACTGAAGAACAGGCCTTGCTTCCCGAATTATTTCAAAATGCCGATGCTGATTTTTTGCGGTCCCATCAAATTCCCCTAAAAAAATTGTATTCCAAGGTGCAACATTTGGAATTGAGCCCGGATCTGCTCGAGAGGATGTTGAAAGGGCAGTGGATCAAAATCAGTGAACTGCCTTTGGATTCACAAAATGACTACCAATCCGGTTTAATTTGTTTTGCCTATCTGGAGGGGAAACTTGCCATTATTGCCGAGTATAAAGAAAAAAACGGAAAAAAATATTTGGCCCCGCTGCGTGGAATTAATTAG
- the rbfA gene encoding 30S ribosome-binding factor RbfA, protein MKTGRTERIAEEIRKAVTEIIQFEMSDPRVDGVVVTSVKVTADLSLARVYFSILDPPENKNEALKALKHAAGHIRHQVSESVTLKYMPQFEFFYDESLELQQKMDQLFEQISPKTPSDNGPE, encoded by the coding sequence ATGAAAACAGGTAGAACTGAACGCATCGCTGAAGAAATTCGAAAAGCAGTGACCGAAATAATTCAATTTGAAATGTCTGATCCTCGAGTAGACGGAGTAGTCGTCACCAGCGTTAAAGTCACAGCTGACCTCAGTTTGGCAAGGGTTTATTTCAGCATTTTAGACCCTCCCGAAAATAAGAATGAGGCGCTGAAGGCCTTAAAACATGCCGCCGGCCACATTCGTCATCAAGTGTCTGAATCGGTGACCCTCAAATACATGCCGCAGTTTGAATTCTTCTATGATGAATCGTTAGAGCTTCAGCAAAAGATGGATCAGCTGTTTGAGCAAATTTCTCCAAAAACTCCGAGTGATAATGGCCCTGAATAA
- a CDS encoding DUF503 domain-containing protein, whose amino-acid sequence MIVGACKFTLELSAVFNLKEKRSVVSSIKQKIMNTFKVFVSEVEALEDLNTAVLGFALAGNDANFIRDLIDKITNYIEEHEGIKITYDKVEVLQF is encoded by the coding sequence ATGATCGTCGGGGCCTGCAAATTCACTTTAGAGCTTTCCGCGGTGTTTAATTTAAAAGAGAAACGGAGTGTGGTTTCCAGCATTAAACAAAAAATAATGAATACCTTTAAGGTGTTTGTTTCCGAAGTGGAGGCGCTGGAAGATTTAAACACCGCGGTTTTGGGATTTGCCCTGGCAGGAAACGACGCAAATTTTATTCGCGATTTGATTGATAAAATAACAAACTACATCGAAGAGCATGAAGGAATCAAAATTACTTACGATAAAGTAGAAGTCCTTCAATTCTAA